The Pelmatolapia mariae isolate MD_Pm_ZW linkage group LG10_11, Pm_UMD_F_2, whole genome shotgun sequence genome includes a region encoding these proteins:
- the LOC134635488 gene encoding carcinoembryonic antigen-related cell adhesion molecule 6-like, with the protein METFLIYFIILCAVSGLPHEPQLRCVAARQPQQLPSQTATPLLSSPICPRAELNAAVGETVMFTTTLSPSEKPFTSVIWSFNISTPIIFIINSEETIGPEYEGRITFFPSTASLELRSLTLDDIGEYVVNIIQDGTIASGRTTLVIYEKVSNVLVTSSSTDLVEFSGSVSLSCSASGSSLSFLWLNGSSEVTASDRVQLTDGGSNLTIINVTRFDQGPLMCRVSNHVSTGTSDPVNLCISYVPENINLILSPSQGYFAVGSDISITCSVGSRPPAQFKWFLNGDQLPDTGSELRLMNVHMSQSGNYSCQAFNNKTLRSQKSQPSAITVLDNRRPRNSIDTVQDPQATGSTLEDMSFSVIR; encoded by the exons ATGGAAACATTTCTGATATACTTCATCATTCTCTGTGCCGTCTCAG GTCTGCCTCATGAGCCGCAGCTGAGGTGTGTTGCAGCTCGTCAGCCACAACAACTGCCATCTCAAACCGCCACACCCCTTCTTTCTTCCCCCATTTGCCCCCGAGCT GagctgaatgcagctgtagGAGAAACTGTGATGTTCACTACAACACTGTCTCCATCAGAGAAGCCGTTTACATCTGTGATCTGGAGTTTTAATATCTCTACGCCTATAATATTCATAATTAACTCAGAAGAAACTATTGGACCTGAGTATGAAGGCAGGATCACCTTCTTCCCATCTACTGCGTCTTTGGAGCTCAGGAGTCTCACTCTGGATGACATTGGAGAATACGTTGTTAACATTATACAAGATGGAACAATCGCGAGTGGACGTACTACTCTGGTGATATACG agaAAGTCTCCAATGTGTTGGTAACTTCCAGCAGCACAGACTTGGTTGAGTTCAGTggttctgtctctctgtcctgCTCTGCCTCTGgatcctctctctctttcctctggTTGAACGGCAGCTCTGAGGTTACAGCAAGTGACAGAGTTCAGCTCACTGATGGAGGCTCCAATCTGACTATAATCAATGTGACCCGCTTTGACCAGGGACCATTAATGTGTCGTGTGTCCAATCATGTCAGTACTGGTACCAGTGATCCAGTAAACCTCTGCATCAGCT ATGTCCCAGAAAATATCAATTTGATCTTATCTCCATCACAAGGATACTTTGCTGTAGGGTCAGACATCAGCATCACCTGCTCGGTTGGATCCAGACCTCCTGCCCAGTTTAAGTGGTTTCTGAATGGAGATCAGCTGCCTGATACTGGATCAGAGCTCAGACTGATGAATGTTCACATGAGTCAGAGtggaaactacagctgtcagGCCTTTAACAACAAAACTCTGAGATCTCAAAAATCTCAGCCTTCAGCCATCACTGTACTGG ACAATCGTAGACCTAGAAACAGCATTGATAccgtgcaggaccctcaagctacCGGGTCAACGTTAGAGGACATGAGCTTTTCtgtgataagataa